Proteins encoded within one genomic window of Hermetia illucens chromosome 2, iHerIll2.2.curated.20191125, whole genome shotgun sequence:
- the LOC119647758 gene encoding tyrosine-protein kinase receptor torso-like: protein MNILNIIFCLLVLVVIYDPWIHTYKICTECNVNLRVPSVNQCGSFCDIVSNKTKDSIPSKRSWKLKLICRSDTSLFIGADLDLKFENLDSIVFQIYELYAPETTRPVYYLQDKLVSNMKFDNLSESTSYTVSVAAYNRKAELIGKSKEYWFETLSSKYAPGKPKNLRLQNITIDENNPKAVKARISWEPAGNKNCDFEVVTIMGDYIRSNGGTHGIFYSEVANVEMGTTFHVGIEGKRPNASHLQGKPTWREFTVPSCLEMYPDNLTICAPPEPQGLNFQLSYFYFGSLSIDITWDTPRLLPDYYKLSISVLSPDMKTSTIRYFVSGEKNRFLVNHFSGDGLNVEIQLKAYSKGGFSSAIVGGSLSEIKENALDNYIRFFIMPLGVVIVFVFLILFVACLILKIQKENSELNAKINIHRKKIMAKALRRYLQEVHRNDGLGEILV from the coding sequence ATGAATATCCTAAATATTATCTTTTGCTTATTAGTTTTGGTAGTGATCTATGATCCTTGGATACACACATATAAGATTTGTACGGAATGTAACGTGAATTTAAGGGTTCCAAGCGTCAATCAATGCGGATCGTTTTGTGACATCgtttcaaacaaaaccaaggATTCCATCCCCAGCAAAAGGTCTTGGAAATTGAAGCTGATATGTCGCAGTGATACATCCCTTTTCATTGGCGCGGATTTGGATCTCAAATTTGAAAACCTGGATTCTATCGTCTTCCAGATTTATGAACTTTATGCACCAGAAACAACGAGGCCCGTCTATTACCTCCAGGATAAATTGGTATCCAATATGAAGTTTGACAACCTGAGTGAAAGTACCTCATACACAGTTTCTGTGGCGGCATACAACAGGAAGGCGGAGCTGATCGGAAAGAGCAAGGAGTATTGGTTCGAAACACTATCAAGCAAATATGCTCCAGGGAAACCAAAAAACCTTAGGCTCCAGAACATAACCATTGATGAAAACAACCCGAAAGCGGTTAAGGCCCGAATTAGCTGGGAGCCCGCTGGGAACAAAAATTGTGACTTTGAAGTTGTGACAATCATGGGCGACTATATTCGCTCCAATGGCGGCACTCACGGAATATTCTACTCAGAAGTGGCAAATGTTGAAATGGGGACAACCTTTCATGTTGGAATAGAAGGCAAGCGTCCAAACGCAAGCCACTTGCAAGGAAAACCAACATGGAGAGAATTCACAGTCCCATCCTGTTTGGAGATGTACCCCGACAATTTAACAATATGCGCACCACCAGAACCTCAAGGACTCAACTTCCAACTGAGCTACTTCTACTTTGGCAGTCTTTCCATCGACATCACCTGGGACACACCAAGGCTTCTTCCTGATTATTATAAACTATCCATCTCGGTTTTGTCACCAGACATGAAGACCTCGACGATCAGATACTTCGTTTCCGGAGAGAAGAACCGATTTTTGGTAAACCATTTCAGCGGAGATGGTTTAAATGTCGAAATTCAACTGAAGGCGTATTCAAAGGGTGGTTTCTCATCGGCGATAGTTGGAGGGTCGCTGTCAGAGATAAAGGAAAATGCCTTAGATAATTATATACGATTTTTCATAATGCCGTTGGGAGTCGttattgtttttgtatttttgataCTTTTTGTTGCGTGTTTGATCCTCAAGATACAGAAAGAGAATTCGGAATTGAATGCTAAGATCAACATCCATAGGAAGAAGATTATGGCGAAAGCGCTACGTCGATACTTACAGGAAGTACATCGAAATGATGGTCTCGGAGAAATTCTTGtataa